One window from the genome of Candidatus Zixiibacteriota bacterium encodes:
- the gyrB gene encoding DNA topoisomerase (ATP-hydrolyzing) subunit B, which yields MPTKVQQVKDDNKANGHSYNATTIKVLEGLEAVRRRPSMYIGDTSQRGLHHMVYEVVDNSVDEAMGGFCDHIIVEIGQDESITVTDNGRGIPIEIHPEQKVSALQVVMTTLHAGGKFDHDSYKVSGGLHGVGVSVVNALSEECWVEVTRDGEVYRQDYRRGKPVQPVRAVGKRKKSGTRTWFKADPDIFQAVKFKFDIIASRLRELAFLNQGLKIDLVDHRTGKTVTFFAKGGLSEFVDYLNESKTPLFRKPVCFAAAKDDVQVEVAVSYNDTYAESVYSFVNNINTIEGGTHLTGFRTALTRTINNYAAKNNLVKSNGLSLVGDDSREGLVAVISVRVRDPQFEGQTKTKLGNSEVRGIVEQITNEYLGMYFDENPAVAKRIVEKIVQAATAREAARKAKELTRRKSALDSASMPGKLADCSLRDPESTELYIVEGDSAGGSAKQGRDRRFQAILPLRGKILNVEKARIDRILSNNEIRSIITALGCGVGEDFDLGRLRYHKIIVMTDADIDGAHIRTLILTFFFRHMRDLIEHGHVYIAQPPLYRLKHAKSEQYAYSDEEKVMILKSLPDQGVSVQRYKGLGEMNPEQLWRTTMNPETRTLLQVTIDDAAEADHLFSVLMGTEIAPRSTFIQENARYVRNLDI from the coding sequence ATGCCGACCAAGGTGCAGCAGGTGAAAGACGATAACAAGGCCAACGGCCACTCTTACAACGCCACGACGATCAAGGTCCTTGAGGGACTCGAGGCCGTGCGGCGCCGCCCCTCGATGTACATCGGCGACACCAGCCAGCGCGGCCTCCACCACATGGTCTACGAAGTCGTCGACAACTCGGTCGACGAGGCCATGGGCGGCTTCTGCGACCACATTATCGTCGAAATCGGCCAGGACGAATCGATCACCGTCACCGACAACGGCCGCGGCATCCCCATCGAAATACACCCCGAGCAAAAAGTCTCCGCCCTTCAGGTGGTCATGACCACCCTCCACGCCGGCGGCAAATTCGACCACGATAGCTACAAGGTCTCGGGCGGCCTCCACGGCGTCGGCGTCTCCGTCGTCAACGCCCTCTCCGAAGAGTGCTGGGTCGAGGTGACCCGCGACGGCGAGGTGTACCGCCAGGACTACCGCCGCGGCAAACCCGTCCAGCCGGTCAGGGCGGTCGGCAAGCGCAAGAAGAGCGGCACCCGCACCTGGTTCAAAGCGGACCCGGACATCTTCCAGGCGGTGAAATTCAAATTCGATATCATCGCCTCCCGCCTGCGCGAACTGGCCTTCCTCAACCAGGGGCTCAAGATCGATCTCGTCGACCACCGCACGGGCAAAACCGTCACCTTCTTCGCCAAGGGCGGGCTCTCCGAATTCGTCGACTACCTCAACGAGAGCAAGACGCCGCTGTTCCGGAAACCCGTCTGTTTCGCCGCCGCCAAGGATGACGTCCAGGTCGAGGTGGCCGTCTCCTACAACGACACCTACGCCGAGTCGGTCTACTCGTTCGTCAACAACATCAACACCATCGAAGGCGGCACCCACCTCACCGGTTTCCGCACCGCCCTCACCCGGACCATTAACAACTACGCCGCCAAGAACAATCTCGTCAAGTCGAACGGCCTGTCGCTCGTGGGCGACGACAGCCGCGAGGGGCTGGTGGCGGTCATCTCGGTGCGCGTGCGCGATCCCCAGTTCGAGGGCCAGACCAAGACCAAGCTCGGTAACAGCGAGGTCCGCGGTATCGTCGAGCAGATCACCAACGAGTACCTCGGGATGTACTTCGACGAGAACCCGGCCGTGGCCAAGCGCATCGTCGAAAAGATCGTCCAGGCGGCCACCGCCCGCGAGGCCGCCCGCAAAGCGAAGGAACTCACCCGCCGCAAGAGCGCCCTCGACTCGGCCTCCATGCCCGGCAAACTTGCCGACTGCTCGCTCCGCGACCCCGAATCGACGGAGCTGTACATCGTGGAGGGCGACTCGGCCGGCGGTTCGGCCAAACAGGGGCGCGACCGCCGCTTCCAGGCCATCCTCCCGCTGCGCGGCAAAATCCTCAACGTCGAAAAAGCCCGCATCGACCGGATCCTCTCCAACAACGAGATCCGCTCGATCATCACCGCCCTCGGCTGCGGCGTCGGCGAGGATTTCGACCTCGGCCGCCTGCGCTACCACAAGATCATCGTCATGACCGATGCCGACATCGATGGCGCCCATATCCGCACCCTCATCCTCACCTTCTTCTTCCGCCACATGCGCGACCTCATCGAGCACGGCCACGTCTACATTGCCCAGCCGCCCCTCTACCGGCTCAAACACGCCAAGAGCGAGCAGTACGCCTACAGCGACGAAGAGAAGGTGATGATCCTCAAGTCGCTCCCGGATCAGGGTGTCTCGGTGCAGCGCTACAAGGGTCTCGGCGAGATGAACCCCGAACAGCTCTGGCGGACGACGATGAACCCGGAGACGCGCACGCTCCTGCAGGTGACGATTGACGACGCCGCCGAGGCCGATCACCTCTTCAGCGTGCTCATGGGAACGGAGATCGCGCCGCGCAGCACGTTCATTCAGGAGAACGCGCGGTACGTGCGCAATCTCGACATCTGA
- a CDS encoding DUF721 domain-containing protein, with protein MDKLVASLGIGKGYYGWLIVANWDKIAGEPIARVARAVRFDDGVLYVAVAGDAWRQELAMQIDALMANIRRLPYGRVVSQVRFVRREKGS; from the coding sequence ATGGACAAACTCGTCGCCTCGCTCGGCATCGGCAAGGGCTACTACGGCTGGCTCATCGTCGCCAACTGGGACAAGATCGCCGGCGAACCGATCGCCCGCGTCGCCCGGGCGGTGCGCTTTGACGACGGCGTGCTCTACGTGGCGGTCGCCGGCGACGCCTGGCGGCAGGAACTGGCCATGCAGATCGACGCTCTCATGGCCAACATTCGCCGCCTCCCCTACGGCCGGGTGGTCTCGCAAGTGCGGTTCGTACGACGTGAGAAAGGAAGCTAG
- a CDS encoding aminoacyl-tRNA hydrolase: MISLVVGLGNIGRRYAGTRHNLGFEVLDRAAAALGAPRATRTGLDERTVCRRGDRTIVLAWPRTYMNRSGDAVAALLQDYGLRPAEVLVVVDDFNLPLGRVRLRTGGSDGGHNGLASIIATLETQRFPRLRLGIGPAPEGVDPADFVLAKFEKSERTPAAEMIDTAAEAVLYSIDHRFEEAMNIFNANPAR; encoded by the coding sequence ATGATTTCGCTTGTTGTCGGACTCGGGAATATCGGCCGGCGCTATGCGGGCACCCGGCACAACCTCGGATTCGAAGTGCTCGACCGGGCTGCCGCGGCGCTCGGAGCGCCGCGGGCGACGAGAACGGGTCTGGACGAGCGCACCGTGTGCCGGCGCGGCGACCGGACAATCGTGCTGGCCTGGCCGAGGACATACATGAACCGGTCGGGGGACGCGGTCGCGGCTCTTTTACAGGATTACGGTCTCCGTCCGGCCGAGGTGCTGGTGGTGGTCGATGATTTCAATCTGCCGCTCGGGCGGGTGCGCCTGCGGACGGGGGGCAGCGACGGCGGCCACAACGGCCTGGCCTCGATCATCGCGACCCTCGAGACCCAGCGGTTCCCCCGGCTGCGGTTGGGGATCGGACCGGCGCCCGAGGGGGTCGACCCGGCGGATTTCGTGCTCGCGAAGTTCGAGAAAAGCGAGCGCACGCCGGCGGCCGAGATGATCGACACCGCCGCCGAGGCGGTTCTGTACAGCATAGACCATCGCTTCGAAGAAGCGATGAACATATTTAACGCGAACCCTGCCCGGTAG
- a CDS encoding AarF/ABC1/UbiB kinase family protein: protein MGHLKRYRQIAGALVRHGLHYLVGVFGLERFVPFHKGMLARGRPSPGHTPAEHVRMALEDLGATFVKLGQILSTRPDLVPPEYLKELARLQDDAAPIPGDEAEGIVAEELGAPVAELFLSFERAPLAAASIGQAHAAVLRSGEEVVVKVRRPGVVEQVTEDIEIVRNLALVASRRLGPAEHYDLIGLAEEFAETLRGELDYLREGRNAERFAEHFRGDPEVRIPRVYWEQSTASVLTLERIRGIKVDDTAALDGAGIDRRQLARRIARVLLKMILEDGFFHADPHPGNFFVEPDGRLGVMDFGMVGVIDEAGRERLAMLLGALTSGDAERLVDTVLDMSAGRGRVDREELKRDIQRLLTRYYELPLGQIPLGRMLEEALAAVRRHRLQLPSSLALLFRALIVSEGLGLRLDPDFSLGPVLKPFAERLLLQRYSPLRWAQRMGRAMIDTDHLLSELPRRLHRALKMLDRGGFEFGLRRESLEPMADRLERLANRIVLGMITAAFIIALSVLMLVYPPGGGEGHWGGTVFAVGLVAAAGLGVYLAWRIIRTGRG, encoded by the coding sequence ATGGGTCACCTGAAACGCTACCGACAAATCGCCGGCGCACTGGTAAGGCACGGGCTGCACTACCTGGTGGGAGTGTTCGGCCTGGAGCGGTTTGTGCCGTTTCACAAGGGGATGCTGGCCCGGGGCCGCCCGAGCCCGGGGCACACGCCGGCCGAACATGTGCGGATGGCCCTGGAGGATCTGGGAGCCACTTTCGTCAAACTCGGGCAAATCCTGTCGACCCGGCCGGATCTGGTGCCGCCGGAGTATCTCAAAGAGCTGGCCCGGCTCCAAGATGACGCCGCGCCGATCCCCGGCGACGAGGCGGAGGGGATCGTGGCGGAGGAGCTCGGGGCGCCGGTGGCGGAGCTGTTTCTCTCGTTCGAGCGGGCGCCGCTGGCCGCCGCCTCGATCGGCCAGGCCCATGCGGCGGTGCTGCGCAGCGGCGAGGAAGTGGTGGTCAAGGTGCGCCGCCCGGGGGTGGTCGAGCAGGTGACCGAGGATATCGAGATTGTCCGCAATCTCGCGCTGGTGGCCAGCCGGAGACTCGGCCCGGCCGAGCACTACGATCTGATTGGGCTGGCCGAGGAATTCGCCGAGACGCTGCGCGGCGAATTGGACTACCTTCGCGAGGGACGCAACGCCGAGCGGTTCGCCGAGCATTTCCGGGGGGATCCGGAAGTGCGGATCCCGCGGGTGTACTGGGAGCAATCGACTGCCAGCGTGCTGACGCTCGAGCGAATTCGGGGAATCAAGGTCGACGACACGGCGGCGCTCGACGGGGCGGGGATCGACCGCAGGCAACTGGCGCGGCGGATCGCGCGCGTGCTCCTGAAAATGATCCTGGAGGACGGCTTCTTCCACGCCGACCCGCACCCGGGAAATTTCTTCGTGGAACCCGACGGGCGGCTCGGGGTGATGGATTTCGGCATGGTCGGGGTGATCGACGAGGCGGGGCGGGAGCGGCTGGCGATGCTCCTGGGGGCGCTGACCTCGGGGGACGCCGAGCGGCTGGTTGACACGGTGCTCGATATGAGCGCCGGCCGGGGGCGGGTCGACCGGGAGGAACTCAAGCGGGACATCCAGCGTCTGCTGACCCGCTACTATGAACTGCCGCTGGGGCAGATTCCCCTCGGGCGGATGCTCGAAGAGGCGCTGGCCGCAGTCCGTCGGCACCGCCTCCAATTGCCCTCGAGCCTGGCGCTGTTGTTCCGGGCGCTGATCGTGAGCGAGGGACTGGGGCTGCGCCTCGATCCCGATTTCAGCCTCGGTCCGGTGCTCAAACCATTCGCCGAGCGGCTGCTCCTGCAACGCTACTCGCCGCTGCGCTGGGCGCAGCGGATGGGGCGGGCCATGATCGACACCGACCACCTGCTCTCCGAACTGCCGCGGCGGCTCCACCGCGCGCTCAAGATGCTCGACCGGGGGGGATTCGAGTTCGGCCTGCGGCGGGAGAGTCTCGAACCGATGGCCGACCGGCTCGAGCGGCTGGCCAACCGGATCGTGCTCGGGATGATCACGGCCGCGTTTATCATCGCGCTGTCGGTGCTGATGCTCGTCTACCCGCCGGGGGGCGGGGAAGGGCACTGGGGCGGGACGGTGTTCGCCGTAGGGTTGGTGGCGGCAGCGGGCCTGGGGGTGTACCTGGCCTGGCGGATTATCCGCACCGGCCGGGGGTAA
- a CDS encoding penicillin-binding protein activator — MPARIAWYVLLAAALWSATGRAAEPPVDPPAAAGDWEQGQRLLRSGDYAGAARLFEQLAAQHPASPALPLFVFSRAKANYYGGEYAKAAAGFSQLLSRFPRAPEVPYAHFFLGNTACRRGDLDRALHDYLEAYRLSTDDRLDKLAQESVRALLSGDGAVTVTAADFLNIPETRRCRLIDDLEEPLRRRGEAGVAAELMASCGWTLDTAGIDRSDAGADAIEVAVVLPLSGELQEFGNEIYRGALVGASMYAAQSGRQVVLAPYDTEGDAIAAARLVGELAGGTADGVIGPLTSEEAAVAAARLHGADLPLVIPAATDAGLTRLSESSFQLSPNIELQAVRMADYAIDVLRAATAAIIAPAGGEHQRMAERFAERFRQRGGAVAASEYYGPRDRDYGPCLRDLKGALLGEVADSSVWLDNRGDTIEADGIAAEVDVLYLPGRAEQIRMLLPQLRFHNLRGRYLGSDGWGDEEIFRLGDDVTQHAVFPSPFLPAPPSEEAMRFAAAYDERYGAEPERLARLGYDAMQLIVRAVERGRDSRRETARLLAAVRDYAGAAGAVTFGEQRENVAIPLYRIADGAAVPLAEPAPAE, encoded by the coding sequence ATGCCTGCGCGGATAGCGTGGTACGTGCTGCTGGCCGCGGCCCTGTGGTCGGCGACCGGCCGGGCGGCCGAGCCGCCGGTCGACCCGCCCGCGGCGGCCGGCGATTGGGAGCAGGGGCAGCGCCTGCTGCGGAGTGGCGACTACGCCGGGGCGGCCCGGCTCTTCGAGCAACTGGCCGCGCAGCACCCCGCCTCCCCCGCGCTGCCGCTGTTTGTCTTTTCGCGGGCCAAAGCCAACTACTACGGCGGCGAGTATGCCAAGGCGGCGGCCGGGTTCTCACAACTGCTGTCGCGCTTTCCCCGGGCGCCGGAGGTTCCCTACGCGCATTTCTTCCTCGGCAACACCGCCTGCCGGCGCGGCGATCTTGACCGCGCGCTGCACGACTACCTCGAGGCCTACCGTCTGTCGACCGACGACCGGCTGGACAAGCTGGCGCAGGAGTCGGTCCGGGCGCTGCTGAGCGGCGATGGCGCGGTGACGGTCACTGCGGCGGATTTCCTCAACATCCCGGAGACGCGGCGCTGCCGGCTGATCGACGATCTCGAGGAGCCGCTGCGGCGGCGCGGCGAGGCGGGCGTCGCGGCCGAACTCATGGCCTCGTGCGGGTGGACCCTCGACACCGCCGGGATCGACCGGTCGGACGCCGGCGCCGACGCCATCGAAGTGGCGGTCGTGCTGCCGCTCTCGGGCGAGCTGCAGGAATTCGGCAACGAGATCTACCGCGGGGCGCTCGTCGGGGCCTCGATGTACGCCGCCCAGAGCGGCCGGCAAGTAGTGCTGGCGCCCTATGATACAGAGGGGGACGCGATCGCCGCGGCCCGGCTGGTCGGCGAGCTGGCGGGCGGCACGGCGGACGGCGTGATCGGACCGCTCACGAGCGAGGAGGCGGCGGTGGCGGCGGCCCGGCTGCACGGCGCCGATCTGCCGCTGGTCATCCCGGCGGCCACCGACGCAGGGCTCACCCGCCTCTCGGAATCCTCGTTCCAGCTCTCCCCCAACATCGAGCTTCAGGCCGTGCGGATGGCCGACTACGCGATCGACGTGCTGCGGGCGGCGACGGCGGCGATCATCGCCCCGGCCGGCGGCGAACACCAGCGGATGGCGGAGCGGTTCGCCGAGCGCTTCCGGCAGCGGGGCGGCGCGGTGGCGGCGAGCGAGTACTACGGCCCGCGCGACAGGGACTACGGGCCCTGCCTCCGCGACCTCAAGGGGGCGCTCCTCGGCGAGGTCGCGGATTCATCGGTCTGGCTGGACAACCGCGGCGACACAATCGAAGCCGACGGGATTGCGGCGGAGGTGGACGTGCTCTACCTCCCGGGGCGGGCGGAACAGATCCGCATGCTGCTCCCGCAGCTCCGGTTCCACAACCTGCGGGGGAGGTATCTCGGGTCGGACGGATGGGGGGATGAAGAGATCTTCCGGCTCGGCGACGACGTAACACAGCACGCGGTGTTTCCCTCGCCGTTCTTGCCGGCGCCGCCGTCCGAGGAAGCGATGCGGTTTGCGGCGGCCTACGACGAGCGGTACGGAGCGGAACCGGAGCGCCTGGCCCGGCTGGGCTACGACGCGATGCAGCTGATTGTGCGGGCGGTCGAGCGGGGGCGCGACTCGCGCCGCGAGACGGCGCGCCTGCTGGCCGCGGTACGCGACTACGCGGGCGCGGCGGGGGCGGTGACGTTCGGCGAACAGCGCGAGAACGTGGCGATCCCGCTTTACCGCATCGCCGACGGCGCGGCGGTGCCGCTTGCTGAACCGGCGCCCGCGGAGTGA
- a CDS encoding DUF2807 domain-containing protein, whose amino-acid sequence MTRTLLHSALGGLVLLALALPAVAGLFTSRNHRDGSGAIVTEIRDFGAFDRIRSSGSFDVDVTIGPVQKVTVSFDDNLIDLVKTELRGRTLQIYTDGSFSSRKSCRVEITVPALEEAIVSGSGDLVVQGLSGAEFAYDISGSGDATLSGAVDEVRIEVSGSGDVDARDLKARRAYVDIAGSGDVAVWASELFEGVIAGSGDIAYYGNPEKVNRSVAGSGDIRKGE is encoded by the coding sequence ATGACCAGAACTTTGCTCCACTCGGCCCTCGGCGGCTTGGTGCTCCTCGCCCTGGCCCTGCCCGCCGTCGCCGGCCTGTTCACCAGCCGCAATCATCGCGACGGCTCCGGCGCCATCGTCACCGAGATCCGCGATTTCGGCGCCTTCGACCGTATCCGCAGTTCCGGCTCGTTCGATGTCGACGTGACTATCGGCCCCGTCCAAAAGGTGACCGTCAGCTTCGATGATAACCTCATCGACCTCGTCAAGACGGAACTCCGGGGCCGCACGCTGCAGATATACACCGACGGGTCGTTCAGCTCCCGCAAATCCTGCCGCGTGGAAATCACCGTTCCCGCTCTTGAGGAAGCCATCGTCTCGGGCTCCGGCGACCTGGTCGTCCAGGGACTCAGCGGCGCCGAATTCGCCTATGACATCTCGGGCTCCGGCGACGCGACTCTCAGCGGCGCGGTCGACGAAGTGCGGATCGAGGTGTCCGGTTCCGGCGATGTCGATGCCCGCGACCTGAAGGCCCGGCGCGCCTATGTCGATATCGCGGGCTCCGGCGACGTCGCTGTCTGGGCGAGCGAGCTGTTCGAAGGCGTCATCGCCGGCAGCGGCGACATCGCCTACTACGGAAACCCCGAGAAAGTGAATCGCAGCGTGGCCGGCAGCGGCGACATCAGGAAAGGGGAGTAG
- a CDS encoding 30S ribosomal protein S18, which yields MRTMRRKKFCFFCENKLAGADYRDERSLRRFVNERGKIIPRRISGNCALHQRRLTIAIKRARMLAILAFESESFR from the coding sequence ATGCGTACGATGAGACGGAAGAAATTCTGCTTTTTCTGCGAGAACAAGCTGGCCGGGGCGGACTACCGGGATGAGCGGTCGCTGCGCCGCTTCGTAAACGAGCGCGGCAAGATCATCCCGCGCCGCATTTCCGGCAACTGCGCGCTGCACCAGCGCCGCCTGACGATTGCGATCAAGCGGGCGCGGATGCTGGCGATTCTGGCGTTCGAGAGCGAATCGTTCCGCTAG
- the rplI gene encoding 50S ribosomal protein L9, whose protein sequence is MKVILRQDVPDVGAAGQTVEVKTGFGRNYLIPRNLAIPATKASLRAIDEIRKQTEIREKKARREAEVVKDRIEKVSLTHEVLVGEDDRLYGSVTNADIAERLAAEGITVDKRAIQLDTPIKVLGIYTVPVKIAKDVTANLKLVVVKKSE, encoded by the coding sequence ATGAAAGTGATACTGCGTCAGGACGTGCCGGATGTGGGAGCGGCGGGGCAGACGGTGGAGGTGAAGACCGGGTTCGGCCGGAACTACCTCATCCCCCGCAACCTCGCGATTCCGGCGACCAAGGCCAGTCTTCGGGCGATCGATGAGATCCGCAAGCAGACGGAGATCCGGGAGAAGAAAGCCCGGCGCGAGGCCGAAGTGGTCAAAGACCGGATCGAGAAAGTATCCTTGACGCACGAGGTGCTGGTCGGCGAAGACGACCGGCTTTACGGCAGCGTCACCAACGCCGACATCGCCGAACGGCTGGCGGCCGAGGGGATCACGGTGGACAAGCGCGCCATTCAGCTGGACACGCCGATCAAGGTGCTCGGCATTTACACGGTGCCGGTCAAGATCGCCAAGGATGTGACGGCGAATTTGAAGCTGGTGGTGGTGAAGAAAAGCGAATGA
- the rpsF gene encoding 30S ribosomal protein S6: MRVYETTFIVNPQTDDATIDQQVVAISDLITRHGGRILEEERVGTRRLAYPIRKLTQGYYHSFVYEAPQQLLPDLDRYFRLNESYLRFMTIAFEGDVEAVRRRAAERPADMREPAKTTAEPAAAAEPAAAAEPAAIENGEGAGTDDLDDDFDEDADEEYRGR; the protein is encoded by the coding sequence ATGCGCGTTTACGAAACGACATTTATTGTCAATCCCCAGACCGATGATGCCACGATCGACCAACAGGTGGTGGCGATTTCCGATCTCATCACCCGCCACGGCGGGCGCATCCTGGAAGAAGAGCGGGTGGGCACACGGCGGCTGGCCTACCCGATCCGCAAGTTGACCCAGGGGTACTACCACTCGTTCGTCTACGAGGCGCCCCAGCAGTTGCTTCCGGATCTCGACCGCTATTTCCGTCTCAACGAGTCGTACCTGCGGTTCATGACGATCGCGTTCGAGGGCGACGTGGAGGCAGTGCGGCGGCGGGCGGCGGAACGCCCGGCCGATATGCGCGAGCCGGCCAAGACGACGGCCGAACCGGCGGCCGCCGCGGAACCGGCCGCGGCCGCCGAACCGGCGGCGATCGAGAATGGCGAAGGCGCCGGTACCGACGACCTGGACGACGACTTCGATGAAGATGCGGATGAGGAGTACCGCGGGCGGTAG
- a CDS encoding bifunctional nuclease family protein: MTFLEVKVDGLALDMTTNSPVVILSPAGLNKVLPIWIGHAEAWGIAMELSGVKPKRPMTYDLMKVMLATVAVTIDRVEVTELREQTFYARIHLRRNGQVFEVDARPSDSIAMALKTGAKIFVNEQLFNLEATAESGGGEESPEAPPMSTDPESLRERLRRINPEDFGNYSL, translated from the coding sequence ATGACGTTTCTCGAAGTGAAAGTGGACGGTCTGGCGCTGGACATGACCACCAATTCCCCGGTGGTCATCCTGTCCCCGGCCGGCCTCAACAAGGTGCTGCCGATCTGGATCGGCCACGCCGAGGCGTGGGGCATCGCGATGGAGCTGTCGGGCGTGAAACCGAAGCGGCCGATGACGTACGACCTGATGAAGGTGATGCTCGCGACGGTGGCGGTGACGATCGACCGGGTCGAGGTGACGGAGCTGCGGGAGCAGACGTTCTACGCGCGCATCCACCTGCGGCGCAACGGTCAGGTGTTCGAGGTGGACGCCCGGCCCTCGGATTCGATTGCGATGGCGCTGAAGACGGGTGCGAAGATTTTCGTCAACGAGCAGCTGTTCAATCTCGAGGCGACGGCGGAGTCGGGCGGCGGCGAGGAGTCGCCGGAGGCGCCGCCGATGTCGACCGACCCGGAGTCGCTGCGCGAGCGGCTGAGAAGAATCAACCCGGAAGATTTCGGGAACTACTCGCTCTGA
- a CDS encoding DUF2232 domain-containing protein: MDAAHTRGTTATVAAALLFYAALLYAGMADHGRPLAVLAAAPVMYFTAMYLYYGLTRLAFARRQWALWGSAVAAVAVSYLLLGGSHLWMLVFGWGMLLVTAVLTGRLTSGGYRPRTVYIAAVLSLVAFGSALYLPLWLDLVRAMPKSIETVVDAARERLAAAGESDVQVEQLTEAFRRLATVVLRLAPAAMLLSAVVQFSVGYLLFVKWVDRCQAGRPQYEPFHFWRMPYGFVPVTAAAAAVRLLGGAAVQLAADNALAFLAVFYCLTGLSFVEFYLRRVQFTRFMKVLFYVFLALLPLVYPVVGVIAFGAIALVGFADSFADWRRLRLREFE, translated from the coding sequence ATGGACGCGGCGCACACGCGCGGGACGACGGCGACGGTGGCGGCGGCTCTGCTGTTTTACGCGGCGCTGCTGTACGCCGGGATGGCGGACCACGGGCGCCCGCTGGCGGTGCTGGCGGCGGCGCCGGTCATGTATTTCACCGCCATGTACCTCTACTACGGCCTGACCCGGCTGGCGTTCGCCCGCCGGCAGTGGGCGCTGTGGGGGTCGGCGGTCGCCGCGGTCGCGGTCAGCTACCTGCTGCTGGGCGGATCGCACCTCTGGATGCTGGTGTTCGGCTGGGGCATGCTGCTGGTGACGGCGGTGCTCACGGGACGGCTGACCTCGGGCGGCTACCGCCCGCGGACGGTCTATATCGCGGCCGTCCTGTCGCTCGTCGCGTTCGGCAGCGCCCTCTACCTGCCCCTCTGGCTCGACCTTGTCCGGGCGATGCCCAAGAGCATCGAGACGGTGGTCGACGCGGCCCGCGAGCGGCTGGCGGCGGCGGGCGAGAGCGACGTGCAGGTGGAGCAGTTGACGGAGGCGTTCCGGCGGCTGGCGACGGTGGTGCTCCGGCTGGCGCCGGCGGCCATGCTCCTGTCGGCCGTGGTGCAGTTCAGCGTCGGCTACCTGCTCTTTGTCAAGTGGGTGGACCGCTGCCAGGCGGGGCGGCCGCAGTACGAGCCGTTCCATTTCTGGCGGATGCCGTACGGGTTTGTGCCGGTGACGGCGGCGGCGGCGGCGGTGCGCCTTCTGGGCGGCGCCGCGGTGCAGCTGGCGGCCGACAACGCGCTGGCGTTCCTGGCGGTCTTCTACTGCCTGACCGGGTTGTCGTTCGTGGAGTTCTACCTGCGGCGCGTGCAGTTTACACGCTTTATGAAAGTGCTGTTCTATGTGTTCCTCGCGCTGCTGCCGCTGGTGTATCCGGTGGTCGGGGTGATCGCGTTCGGCGCGATCGCCCTGGTCGGCTTTGCCGACAGCTTCGCCGACTGGCGGCGCCTCCGGCTGCGCGAATTTGAATGA